The Dasypus novemcinctus isolate mDasNov1 chromosome 2, mDasNov1.1.hap2, whole genome shotgun sequence genome includes a region encoding these proteins:
- the RPL26L1 gene encoding ribosomal protein uL24-like isoform X1, which translates to MGRWYFFALVRHGRFTSGPARARSALARHLSVTMKFNPFVTSDRSKNRKRHFNAPSHVRRKIMSSPLSKELRQKYNVRSMPIRKDDEVQVVRGHYKGQQIGKVVQVYRKKYVIYIERVQREKANGTTVHVGIHPSKVVITRLKLDKDRKKILERKAKSRQVGKEKGKYKEELIEKMQE; encoded by the exons ATGGGGCGATGGTATTTTTTTGCGCTTGTGCGACACGGCAGGTTCACTTCCGGTCCTGCGCGCGCACGCTCTGCTCTCGCCCGGCACTTG TCGGTCACCATGAAGTTCAACCCCTTTGTGACCTCGGACCGCAGCAAGAACCGCAAACGCCACTTCAATGCCCCTTCGCACGTACGAAGGAAGATCATGTCGTCCCCACTCTCCAAGGAGCTGCGGCAGAAATACAACGTTCGCTCCATGCCCATCCGCAAGGACGACGAGGTCCAG GTGGTTCGAGGACACTACAAAGGTCAGCAGATTGGCAAGGTAGTCCAGGTGTACAGAAAGAAATACGTCATCTACATTGAGAGGGTGCAGCGTGAGAAGGCTAATggcaccactgtccatgtgggcaTTCACCCAAGCAAG GTGGTTATCACCAGGCTAAAACTGGACAAAGATCGGAAAAAAATTCTTGAACGCAAAGCCAAATCTCGacaagttggaaaggaaaaaggcaaatATAAGGAAGAACTTATTGAAAAAATGCAGGAATGA
- the RPL26L1 gene encoding ribosomal protein uL24-like isoform X2 encodes MKFNPFVTSDRSKNRKRHFNAPSHVRRKIMSSPLSKELRQKYNVRSMPIRKDDEVQVVRGHYKGQQIGKVVQVYRKKYVIYIERVQREKANGTTVHVGIHPSKVVITRLKLDKDRKKILERKAKSRQVGKEKGKYKEELIEKMQE; translated from the exons ATGAAGTTCAACCCCTTTGTGACCTCGGACCGCAGCAAGAACCGCAAACGCCACTTCAATGCCCCTTCGCACGTACGAAGGAAGATCATGTCGTCCCCACTCTCCAAGGAGCTGCGGCAGAAATACAACGTTCGCTCCATGCCCATCCGCAAGGACGACGAGGTCCAG GTGGTTCGAGGACACTACAAAGGTCAGCAGATTGGCAAGGTAGTCCAGGTGTACAGAAAGAAATACGTCATCTACATTGAGAGGGTGCAGCGTGAGAAGGCTAATggcaccactgtccatgtgggcaTTCACCCAAGCAAG GTGGTTATCACCAGGCTAAAACTGGACAAAGATCGGAAAAAAATTCTTGAACGCAAAGCCAAATCTCGacaagttggaaaggaaaaaggcaaatATAAGGAAGAACTTATTGAAAAAATGCAGGAATGA